One window of Caloenas nicobarica isolate bCalNic1 chromosome 7, bCalNic1.hap1, whole genome shotgun sequence genomic DNA carries:
- the C7H10orf143 gene encoding uncharacterized protein C10orf143 homolog: MAAVPLPARGRRGALPEPQPGEPERKRACKPVETIPKEADAFLIGCAMELDSKQKISTDWGPRPAKTKQNSVIFENHGSRGTAQPCPRCIAGESGHFSHILGF, encoded by the exons ATGGCCGCGGTGCCGCTGcccgcgcggggccggcggggggcGCTGCCCGAGCCGCAGCCGGGGGAGCCGGAGCGC AAGCGAGCGTGCAAGCCAGTAGAAACCATTCCCAAGGAGGCTGATGCTTTCCTCATCGGCTGTGCCATGGAGCTGGACTCTAAACAGAAAATCTCCACGGACTGGGGTCCTCGGCCtgcaaagacaaagcaaaattcAGTG ATTTTTGAAAACCACGGAAGCAGAGGCACTGCCCAGCCTTGCCCAAGATGTATTGCCGGAGAATCT GGACACTTCAGTCACATCCTGGGCTTCTAG